CCGTATGCCGCTGCACTTGTTCCGGCCGACGCCGCCTGCGTGTCGGCCCGTTTCTTTGTGAACCACACCTGATCATGCCGGAGGAGAGATGTCGTGAAACCTTCACCCCTTCTCGAACAGAACCTGAGAACACTCCGCACCCTCCAGCCTCTTTTGGCCAAGAAGATCGAGGAACGTCTTTCCGCCTGGCAGGACCTGCCGGAGCCGCAGATCCGCGAGGTGCGCAACGGACGCTGGATCTCGGGGCTGTCTCCGGTGCCCTTTTTTCAGCACCCCGTGGAAGCCCGCCGAGATAAGCGCCTTGCCAGAAAGTCACTCTTCCTTCTTCTGGGGGTCGGTGCGCCGCCCTATCTGTTTCACCGCTTTCGCTCCCTTCCAAAGGGAACATTGGGCGTGGTGGTCTTCGAGCCGAACCTGGACCTGCTCATCCACACCCTGAACCTCACGTCGGTCTACCTGGCCGTTCCCGAAGGATGTCACCTTTCCTTCCTGGTTTCCGCGGATGTTCCCGACATCAGGGAGGCCATGGACGTCAACATCCGCCCCATGGGGAGTTACATCGTGGCCGACGCGGAGTTTCTGCTCCACGACGGCGAGACGGAGGCCTTCGGCGGCGTCTTCCGGCAGATGCGGGACGGTTTTCTGCGGGAGGTCCGTGCCCACATCGACATGCTGGGCAACTCTCCGGAGGACACGCTCCTCGGCTTCCGGCAGATGGTGCTGAACCTCCCCTGGCTCCTCACCACCCCGGACCTCGGCGCCCTGGCGGAGCACTTCCGAGAAGTGCCCTTCATCTGCGTCGCCTCGGGGCCTTCGCTCGAAAAAAACCTGCACCTGCTCCGGGGCATGGAAGACCGCTGCGTCATCATCGCCGCGGACACGGCCCTGCGGCGCTTGCTCGTCGAGGGCATCCGCCCTCACGTGGTGGTGACTCTAGAGCGCCCCATGCAGATGTACAACAAATATTTCCGCCCCCTTGTGGAAGAGCACGCCGAGGCCTGCCGGGACATCCTGTTGCTCTCCCAGGGGGTGAGTCCTCCCCAGATTCCGGGACGCTGGCCCGGTCCGAAGGCCGTGGTGGGAAAGATGGAGGTTCCTGTGGACCGGTGGTTCATGCACTCCGTCCTGAAGAGCTTTCTCCTTCGGTCCGGCATGTCCGTGGCGCACATGGCCCTTGTTGTGGCCGCCATGTGGGGTGCCACGCACATTGCCCTCGTCGGACAGGATCTGGCCTTCGGCGAGGAGGGGCAAAGCCATGCGGAACTCACCGCCGACGTCTCCGCCCGGGAGGTGGAAAGAAAACGCGGACAGGAGGGGGGCTTCGACGTCCCCGGCTCCCTCGGCGGCACCGTGCGGACCACGAACGTCTGGTTTCTCTTCATCAAGGTCTTCGAGATGTTCATCCCCGATCTGCGGGGTGTCGCCGTCCACGATTGCACCGAAGGAGGCGCTCTCATCCGCGGCACGGAAGTGTGCCCTCTCGCGGAGTTTCTGGACCGTTTCGTCCTTTCCCGAGAGCCGCTGGAGACGACCCCCGGCGCACTGGTCATCAGGGCGCAGCGGGAGCGCACTCCGGACATCGCCGGAGTGCGGGGGCGCATCGCCCGCTCCCTTGAGGAGATCCGCGCCTGCGGTGCCGCCCTCGACGACATCGGTGCCGCAGTGGAGCGGGCCGTCGCACCGGGGCTCTCCCCCGAGCGGCGCCGACAGATTGCCGGCAGGGTGGCGACCGATCTGGATCGTGTACATGTCACCAATCCCGTGCTCGGTTTCATCGGCCAGAGCTACGCGAACCTCGCCGGGGTGGTCATGGCCCGCACCCGCTGGTTGGAGACCGTGGCGGAGGTGGAGGAGTGGGCCCGCATCCAGCGGGAAATCCTTCAGGCCCACCGGGTGAACGTGGCCTTTCTCGACCAGTGGCTCCGCTATGCCGACGCGCTCATCGGCGTCCTTTTGGAAGAAGTCGGAGGGGCCCCCGAGAGGGGGGTTCCGCTTCCGCCTCTCGATAACGGCGAGGCCGCCGACCGCTTTCCGGAGCTGCTCCGCCGCCTCGCCGCCGAGGTCGGAGAGGCGCGCAATGCCGCCATGGCACGGCTCAACCTGCTCGTCGCCCGGAGCGATGCGGGGCTCTCTCCCTGGACGGCGGGAGAGCGATGGGGCCTGGCACTCTTTCTCCACGCCCAGGGGCGCGCCGAGGAGGCGGTGCACCACATGGAGCGCGCCTACGGGGAGTACGACGGAAAGGAACTCCCCACGGAGCAGATCGTGGCCTTTCTCAAAGACTATGCCCGCATCGTGGCCACCCACGATCTCTGTTTCGTGCCGCGCTACCGCCTTGCCCGGACGCTGCTCGACAACGCTCGTCGCTACGCCCCGGAAGACCCGGAGCTCCCCGCGCTCACGGAGCAAATGCTTCAGGGACTGCAGGGATACCTGGATGACCTGCTCCGTTCCGGCATGGCGGGAAAACCCGAGGTGGACTTCGAGGCCCGGCGCATTGCGGCGGAGAAGCTGCTCAACGCGGGCAATCTTCCCGCCACCTTTGCCGCCGTGTGGCGCCTGGTGCTCGATTTCGAGGAAACAAAGCCCCATCTGGTGCGTCCCTTTCTTCTGTGGCTGGTAAAAACCGTCACCAACTGTCTCGACGCGGCGGACCCGGCCATTCAGAACGCCGCCGAGGCTGCGGTGGAGGGCATGCTGCGCCGGGTCTCTCTTTTCCCAAGGCTTCGCGTTCCGCTCTCGCAGCGCCTTTTGGAAAGATTCGACGATGCGGGACTCAAGATTTCCGTGGCGAGTGCCGAAGAAGAAAGCGGGAGTATCCGAGGGATACCGGAGAAGGAGGAGTGATGCCTGCCGGCGAAACGAAAAAAGTGCGTTGTGTTTTTGCGCTCCGAGGGAAGAAACATCTGGCAGTCAGGGTACGGATGCCCGACGACGGACAAGGAGGTTGACCTCTCATGAGAATCTACCATAATATTCCCGCGCTGTACGCGTACAATTCCGTCTCGTCCACCACGAGCGCCATGCAGAGTTCCATCGCCAAGCTCTCTTCCGGCTTGCGGATCAACAGCGCCGCCGACGACGCGGCGGGGCTCGCCATCTCCGAGAAGATGCGCGCCCAGATCAGCGGTCTGGACCAGGCCTCGGCGAACGCCCAGGACGGCATCTCCATGATTCAGACCGCCGAGGGCGCCCTCAACGAGACGCACTCCATCCTGCAGCGCATGCGCGAGCTCGCCGTCCAGGCCGCCAACGACACGCTCACAAGCCAGGACCGCAGCTACATCCAGCTCGAGATCGACCAGCTCAAGGAAGAGATCGACCGTATTTCCACGACCACCCAGTTCAACAAGAAAAAACTCCTCGACGGCAGCGCCGCCGCCCTCTGGTCCTCCGACAGCCTGGACACCGTGGCCACCATCAACGGCGCGCTCCGCACGGTGGACCAGTTCGGCCAGAAGGCCTCCGCCGAGGGGAACTACATCATCCGCATCAGCGCCAACCCCGGAAATGCGCAGGTTCAGAAGAGCGACATCTTCAAAGTGAAGCACGAGAACGTGGTCATGAACGTGGGACTCAACACCGAGGCGGGTGCCCGGAGCGTCGAGGTGGACAACCTTCCCGCAGGGGACTACAACATAACGATCGGAAGTGTCGGGGGTATTGTCGCAACGGCGAGCCAGGTTTATAACTTCGGCACGCTGAGCGCAGGCACCGGTTATGCAACAGCCGTCGCGGCGGCGAGCATTCTTTTCGAGGTGCTCTCCGTGAACACCGCCGCCGGGACCGTCGTGGTCCGCGCAGAATCCTACGTGATGGCCGCCGACGGAACGGTGACGAACTACACGGACGAGAATCTCACCCTCACCACAGCGAGCAAGACCGGTTACACCGGCCTTGGTTTCCTGATGGGGACGGCCGCGCTTGCCATTGATAACATCACGCAGTTTGTCGTGGGGGGTAAGATGGTCCTTCATCTCGCGGGAAGCGGCGCTGCCGATGTTGACGGTGTCATCAACGTGAGTGCCACGATCAACAGCACCTGGGCCGCCGCGGGGAACTGGAGCACGGCTACGGCGGATCGGACGCTTGAGCGCGGCTTCGCGGTCGCGCTGACGGCGATTCAAAATCAGGACATCCACTTCAGGACGTTCTACCTGAACACTCAGAACGGAAACGTCTTCCAGTCGGACATCACCATCGGATTCAACAGCAACACGACCGCATGGACGGCCATGGGTGCGACGGCGAACCTCGTCAGCTTCACCGCCGCCTACGTGGGACAGGTGGCCGAGGGGGATGTGTCCCTCCGGGATCTGGACAAGTTCTGGGACGCCAACGGCCGCTTCCTGCTGGAGGATCCCCAGAATATCACCATCACCCAGGGGAACGGCAAGCAGACCACCATCACCCTCAACTCCACGGACACGCTGAACGGCGTGGCGCAGAAACTCAACGACGCCATCGCCTTCGGTCTCGGCCAGTCTCAGTACGTGGGTGCCGACGCGGACAAGTTCGTCTCCTTCGTGGGTGCCGACGACGTGACGGCCTCCACCCCCGAGGCGGTGCAGGGCACCTTCGTCATCCGCTCCGCCGTGGCGGGCAAGGCGGGCGAGCTGAACTTCGCCGGTGACGAGGATGTCATCAAGGCCCTGAGCCTCAATGTCATCAAAAAGTCCTCCGAGTCGGAGTTCCGCGTCACCGTCCAGGACGCCCACAACGGCAACACCGTCGCCTCGGGCGTCAAGATCACCGGCAACAAGCTTCTCGGTGTGGTGCACGAGAACGTGGACGTCACCTTCAATGCCATGGCGAACATCGATGTCGCCTGGTCCGAGGCCGCCAAGGGATTCATCCTCACCAAGGAGAACGGCGTCTACGAGACCACGCTGCACCTTGCGGACAACACCACGGTCTTCCAGATCGGCGCCAACGAGAGCGAGGACATGGGCATCAGCATCGGCAACATGAGTTCCAGCGCCATCGGCGTGGACAACGTTCTCGTCACCGACCGGGAGTCCGCATCCAGCGCCATCACCCTCATCGACACCGCCATCGATAAAGTGTCGTCCCAGCGGGCCAAGCTCGGTGCCTACCAGAACAGGTTGGAGCACACCATCAACAACCTGACCGTGGCGAGCACGAACCTCACTTCCGCCGAAAGCCGCATCAGGGATGTCGACATGGCGAAGGAAATGATGAACTTCACCAAGCTGAATATCCTGCTCCAGTCCGGCAACGCCATGCTGGCCCAGGCGAATCAGCTTCCCCAGAACGTGCTGTCGCTCCTGCGGTAGACTGCCCGTTTGTAGTGTCCGAAGGGGGGGGAGCCCCCCCTTCGTGTTTTCAGGCGGCAATGAGGAGGAATCGACATGGATGTCCGGTTGAATGACGCATCCCCCCTCCGTCGTACCGCAGGGAGTACATCCCTTCCCGGCGCTACGTTTCCGGGTGGGCGAAGTGACGGAGAGAATGCAACGGCCTCCCCGGAGGCGAAGGCGTTGTCCCAGGACAAGGATGTCCTGGAGCAGGCTCTCGGGCAGGCGGAGAAGATGGCCCAGGTTTTCGGGCGCAATCTGAAATTCCGCTATATGGAAGAGGCGGGCATTGTCCAGGTGACGGTCATCGACGCGGGGACGGACGAGGTGATCCGGAAGATCCCCCCCGACGAGGTGGTTCGCTTGGTGGAGCACATTCACGACATGTTCGGTGCCATGCTCGACGTAAAAGCCTGATCTCCGGCCGTCGTCATCGTTGACGTGCATTTTTCTTTTTCCCGCGAGGCGGGCGAAGCGACAAAGCGTCGCGCCGCCCGCCTCGCGGCGCAAGAGGACGGAAACGTCAGGGTTTGGACTCCGGCGAGGAACAAACGCCGTCGAGAAACGGGCAGCGAGCGCAAACCGCGGAAAGAATTCTCCGAAGCACGATCCCGAGAACTGCATCTCCTTTCCGGAACGGCCGATACAGCAATCAGGCAGGTATTATGCAGAAGAAGATACGCGTTGCGCAGGAGAGGAGACGTTCATGTTCACGGGAAAGACGATACTCATCACGGGCGGTACGGGTTCGTTCGGAAAATCCTTTTTGCGACAGGTGCTCCGCGACGGTGCTCCTGCGAAGCTCATCGTCTTCTCCAGGGATGAATTGAAGCAGTTCGAGATGCAGCAGGAGTTCCTTTCTCCGGCCATGCGCTTTTTCCTGGGGGATGTGCGCGACGGCGAGCGCCTGAAGGCCGCCATGCGCGGCGTGGACTACGTTGTTCATGCCGCGGCGCTGAAGCAGGTTCCCGCTGCGGAGTACAATCCCATGGAGTGCATCAAGACCAATGTCCTCGGTGCATGGAACGTCATTCAGGCCGCCATAGAAAACAATGTGGAGAAAGTGATCGCCCTCTCCACCGACAAGGCGGCAGGTCCCATCAACCTTTATGGCGCGACCAAGCTTTGCTCGGATAAACTTTTCATCGCGGCGAACAACATCGCGGGAGGGCACCGTACGCGCTTTGCCGTGGTGCGTTACGGTAACGTGGTCGGGTCCCGTGGATCCGTGATTCCTTATTTCCGCAGGCTCGCCGCCGAAAAGGCACCTTTTTTGCCCATCACGGATCCGAAGATGACACGTTTTCTCATCACCCTTCCCCAGGGAGTCGCCTTCGTCTGCAAGGTCTTCGAGCGGATGCAGCGAGGGGAAGTGTTCGTGCCGAAAATTCCCTCTGCACGTATCCTCGATATCGCCGAGGCCATCGCCCCCGGCATGCCTACCCGCGTTGTCGGCATTCGCCCGGGAGAAAAGCTCCACGAGGTCATGTGTCCCCGGGACGATGCACACTTGGTTCTCGAGTTTTCGGATCACTACGTGATCCGTCCCGCCATCACCTTCGCCACGCCCCTGGACTATTCGGAGAACCCCCTTGGAGAACGGGGTGTCCCGGTAGGGCAGGGTTTCGAGTACGACTCCGCGAGCAACCCCTGGTATCTTTCCGTCTCCGAGATCCGGAGTCTTATTGGGGAAGGGATGTGAGCCCTTATGCGTGTCGTTGGAATCGTTCAGGCCCGCATGACCTCCACGCGCCTTCCGGGAAAGGTCCTCAAGGAGGTTTTGGGAAAGCCGCTGCTCCAGTATGAGCTGGAGCGCCTTTTCCGCGTCCCCTCCCTCAACGGCTTGGTGGTGGCGACGACGGAAAACGCGTCGGACGATCCTGTGGCGGAGTTGGCGTCTGCGTGTGGTGCCGGCCTTTTTCGCGGTTCCGAAGAGGATGTCCTGGCTCGCTACCACGGTGCCGCCCGCGAGGCGAACGCGGACGTGGTGGTGCGTTTCACCGCAGACTGTCCGCTCATTGATCCCGTCGTCTCCGAGAAAGTGATTCGTCACTATCTGGACCACGCCGAATCCTTTGAGTACGTGTCCAACACGTTGGTGCGCTCCTTTCCGCGCGGGCTTGACACGGAAGTGTTTTCCTTCTCCGTTCTCAATACGGCGTTTCACGAGGCGATTGCACCCACCGAGCGGGAGCACGTCACGCCTTTTCTCTATCGAAATCCGGATCGATTTCGTCTTGGAAATGTCGTGCACGAGGAAGACTTGTCGCACCATCGCTGGACCGTAGACACGCAGGAGGATTTCGAATTGATCCGCCTTCTTCTTGAAGCCCTTTACCCCCAAAAACCGGACTTTGTTTTGGGAGATGTTCTGTCCGTGCTCGAAAAGATGCCGGAGTTGTGGAAGATGAATGCATCTGTTCGGCAAAAATTAGACTGAGGAAGTGTATGGTGCGTGCGGTCACTACGTGAAAAGGAAAGGTCCCCCAGGGGAAAAATGTTCTCTTGACGAGCTGCAGCAGGCCTACAACACCATACTGACTTATGGACAGGCGGCCCTTCTTTTCGCTGTGGTGAGGTTGCATAGGGCGAAGAGCACGTAGACGACACCGGTATTTTTGGCGAGACCTTTATAGCGCACCTTGGGAAATCCGAAGCCGCATGTGACGACGTGGAAGGATATGTTCAACTCGAGAACGGACTGTTGCTCTCGGCATTGGGAAAATGGTTGCGGACGAAGGAAAGACGTTTTTCTCACCGCCTGGTTTTTGTTCCCGAGACGATCGGTGCGGTGGCTTACATTAATCGCAATTTCGAAGTGCTTAAGGAAAGGACAATTGCCGGATTTGTGTTGACTTGCGTTGGGGACGAGAATGGCTTCTCTTTCTTGCCCTCCCGCAGGGGAAATACGTTGACGGATCGCATATGCCGCCACGTGCTGTACTATGCGGTTGGGGAATATCGGGAATATTCCTTTCTGGACCGGGGAAGCGATGAGCGGCAGTACTGCAGCCCCGGCGTTGATCTTCCCGTCGCTTCCATCATGCGTTCGAAATATGGAGAATATCCCGAATATCACACGTCAGCCGACGACTTATCCTTTGTCACCCCCGGAGGTTTGCAGGAATCTTTCGAAATATATCAAATGTGCCTGGATGCCTTGGAACGAAACGAGGTTTACCGAACGGCATGTTGTTGCGAACCCCAGCTCGGGAAGAGGGGGCTTTATCCTACGCTGAGCACGAAGAATTCGGCAAAAGAAGTGCGAACAATGATGAATCTCCTCTCTCTTGCCGATGGCGAGACGGATTTGTTGGATATCGCTGAGCGGTTGGATGTGGGAATGTGGGAACTGTATTCTCTCGTCGATATTCTTATAGCACATGATCTGCTTTTGAGAATGTGAAAGAGAAATGCTTTATGAAATATGAGAAAATATTTTTATGTTTTGCTCTTCTAGCTCTAGCGTACAGGAAAAGGAGAGGTGTATGATTTTGTTGATGTTGAGAGGCGAAAGATCAGTTGGCGGAGGAGCACCGGCCTTTGTCATCGCCGAAATAGGAGCGAATCATAATCGCTCCCTTTCTTTGGCGAAGGAGATGATTGACGCTGCCGTCGCCGCGAAGGCCGATGCGGTGAAGTTTCAGATCTACAGCGCCGAGACGCTCTATTCGCGCAACACGCCGCGTCATTCCGGTTACGACAAGGACCTTTTTCCCCTTATCAAGGAGATCGAAACTCCCCGGGACTGGCTCCCCGAGCTGGCGGCCTACTGCGAGGAGCGCAACATCCTCTTCTTCGCCACGCCCTTCGATGCCGCCGCCGTGGACGAGCTGGACGCCGTCAGTGCGTTGTTCAAGATCGCCTCTTTTGAAATTGTGGATCTTCCCCTGATTCGTTATTGCGCCTCCAAGGGAAAGCCGCTCCTTCTCTCCACCGGCCTTGCCTCGATGGAGGAAATAGAGGATGCCTACGTGACGTGCAGGGACGCGGGAAACGAACAGGTGGCCTTTCTTCAGTGCGCTTCGGTGTATCCTGCACCGGCGCACATCATGAACCTGCGGAGCATGGAGACGCTGCGCCGCGCCTTCGGTGTTCCCACGGGTCTTTCCGACCACACCCGGGGAATCCATGTGAGCGTCGCCGCCGTGGCTCTCGGCGCGTCGGTTATCGAGAAGCATTTCACCATGGACCGGACCATGACGGGGCCCGACCACCCCTTTGCCATCGAACCCGACGAACTCGCGGAGCTTGTCCGTCAGATCCGCGAAGTGGAAGCCGCACTGGGCGACGGGCGAAAGCTCGGGCCTGCTCCGGAGGAGCTGGAATTTTACCAGAAAGCGCGCAGAAGCCTCCACGCGGCAGTCGACATTCCCGAGGGAACGGTCATCACCGAAGAAATGGTGTGCGCGAAACGTCCTGGTTTCGGCATTCGCCCGAAACATTTGCCGTTGGTGCTGGGCCGGGTCGCCCGACGGCGTATCGAGGCGGATGAATGGATCACCTGGGAGATGATCTGAGTGCGTGTTCTTTTGTTGGGGCCAGGCGATTCTCCTTTGTCGCATATCCGGAGAAAAACCTATCGTGATTCAGACAGCGAAAAATTATTGCTGAGAGAGTGAAGAGAAGGAACGCCGTTTTTTGTAGAAACGAGAGATCGACAAAGGGAGAGTCGGTGCTGATGCCTTTCTCGAAGAAGTCCGCCGTAACCTTTCTCGACGTCGCCGCGATCCCCGACGAGATCCAATGGAGGATTCTGGAGTGGCGGAACAGTGATTTCGTTCGTTCTCAAATGCTGCGGCAGCATTTGATTTCCCAGGAAGAGCACGGGGCGTGGCTTGCTGGACAGCGGAGCGGCGCGGGTGGGACCCGTTGTCGTGTCGCCCATGTGGATGACAAACCGTTCGGTGTCGTTTCGTTGAATCATATCGACATGCGTGCGGGCAACTCCGATTGGGGGATGTACATCGGAGAAAAGGAATTTCTGGGAAAAGGCTTGGGTAAGGTTCTTTTGGCGGAGATTCTCCGTTGGGGATTCGAAGAAACGGATCTGCAACGCCTTTATACATCCGTGCTTGCGACAAATGCCCAGGCGTTGGACCTTTATCTGAAAGCCGGTTTTATCCAGGAAGGACGATGGAGGAAACATGTCCTTTGCGAGACGGGCGAGCGAAGGGACCTTTTGTGGATCGGCATGCTCCGCGACGAATGGGAGGCGGAGAAGTCCCGTATTCTGCAATGGGCCTTGTCGCGTTGAACCTGTGGAGATCTGAATTCTGGAAGTCTCTCATGCATACAGCGATCATGCAC
Above is a genomic segment from Aminiphilus circumscriptus DSM 16581 containing:
- a CDS encoding flagellin; translation: MRIYHNIPALYAYNSVSSTTSAMQSSIAKLSSGLRINSAADDAAGLAISEKMRAQISGLDQASANAQDGISMIQTAEGALNETHSILQRMRELAVQAANDTLTSQDRSYIQLEIDQLKEEIDRISTTTQFNKKKLLDGSAAALWSSDSLDTVATINGALRTVDQFGQKASAEGNYIIRISANPGNAQVQKSDIFKVKHENVVMNVGLNTEAGARSVEVDNLPAGDYNITIGSVGGIVATASQVYNFGTLSAGTGYATAVAAASILFEVLSVNTAAGTVVVRAESYVMAADGTVTNYTDENLTLTTASKTGYTGLGFLMGTAALAIDNITQFVVGGKMVLHLAGSGAADVDGVINVSATINSTWAAAGNWSTATADRTLERGFAVALTAIQNQDIHFRTFYLNTQNGNVFQSDITIGFNSNTTAWTAMGATANLVSFTAAYVGQVAEGDVSLRDLDKFWDANGRFLLEDPQNITITQGNGKQTTITLNSTDTLNGVAQKLNDAIAFGLGQSQYVGADADKFVSFVGADDVTASTPEAVQGTFVIRSAVAGKAGELNFAGDEDVIKALSLNVIKKSSESEFRVTVQDAHNGNTVASGVKITGNKLLGVVHENVDVTFNAMANIDVAWSEAAKGFILTKENGVYETTLHLADNTTVFQIGANESEDMGISIGNMSSSAIGVDNVLVTDRESASSAITLIDTAIDKVSSQRAKLGAYQNRLEHTINNLTVASTNLTSAESRIRDVDMAKEMMNFTKLNILLQSGNAMLAQANQLPQNVLSLLR
- the pseH gene encoding UDP-4-amino-4,6-dideoxy-N-acetyl-beta-L-altrosamine N-acetyltransferase encodes the protein MPFSKKSAVTFLDVAAIPDEIQWRILEWRNSDFVRSQMLRQHLISQEEHGAWLAGQRSGAGGTRCRVAHVDDKPFGVVSLNHIDMRAGNSDWGMYIGEKEFLGKGLGKVLLAEILRWGFEETDLQRLYTSVLATNAQALDLYLKAGFIQEGRWRKHVLCETGERRDLLWIGMLRDEWEAEKSRILQWALSR
- a CDS encoding 6-hydroxymethylpterin diphosphokinase MptE-like protein, producing the protein MKPSPLLEQNLRTLRTLQPLLAKKIEERLSAWQDLPEPQIREVRNGRWISGLSPVPFFQHPVEARRDKRLARKSLFLLLGVGAPPYLFHRFRSLPKGTLGVVVFEPNLDLLIHTLNLTSVYLAVPEGCHLSFLVSADVPDIREAMDVNIRPMGSYIVADAEFLLHDGETEAFGGVFRQMRDGFLREVRAHIDMLGNSPEDTLLGFRQMVLNLPWLLTTPDLGALAEHFREVPFICVASGPSLEKNLHLLRGMEDRCVIIAADTALRRLLVEGIRPHVVVTLERPMQMYNKYFRPLVEEHAEACRDILLLSQGVSPPQIPGRWPGPKAVVGKMEVPVDRWFMHSVLKSFLLRSGMSVAHMALVVAAMWGATHIALVGQDLAFGEEGQSHAELTADVSAREVERKRGQEGGFDVPGSLGGTVRTTNVWFLFIKVFEMFIPDLRGVAVHDCTEGGALIRGTEVCPLAEFLDRFVLSREPLETTPGALVIRAQRERTPDIAGVRGRIARSLEEIRACGAALDDIGAAVERAVAPGLSPERRRQIAGRVATDLDRVHVTNPVLGFIGQSYANLAGVVMARTRWLETVAEVEEWARIQREILQAHRVNVAFLDQWLRYADALIGVLLEEVGGAPERGVPLPPLDNGEAADRFPELLRRLAAEVGEARNAAMARLNLLVARSDAGLSPWTAGERWGLALFLHAQGRAEEAVHHMERAYGEYDGKELPTEQIVAFLKDYARIVATHDLCFVPRYRLARTLLDNARRYAPEDPELPALTEQMLQGLQGYLDDLLRSGMAGKPEVDFEARRIAAEKLLNAGNLPATFAAVWRLVLDFEETKPHLVRPFLLWLVKTVTNCLDAADPAIQNAAEAAVEGMLRRVSLFPRLRVPLSQRLLERFDDAGLKISVASAEEESGSIRGIPEKEE
- the pseB gene encoding UDP-N-acetylglucosamine 4,6-dehydratase (inverting) — translated: MFTGKTILITGGTGSFGKSFLRQVLRDGAPAKLIVFSRDELKQFEMQQEFLSPAMRFFLGDVRDGERLKAAMRGVDYVVHAAALKQVPAAEYNPMECIKTNVLGAWNVIQAAIENNVEKVIALSTDKAAGPINLYGATKLCSDKLFIAANNIAGGHRTRFAVVRYGNVVGSRGSVIPYFRRLAAEKAPFLPITDPKMTRFLITLPQGVAFVCKVFERMQRGEVFVPKIPSARILDIAEAIAPGMPTRVVGIRPGEKLHEVMCPRDDAHLVLEFSDHYVIRPAITFATPLDYSENPLGERGVPVGQGFEYDSASNPWYLSVSEIRSLIGEGM
- a CDS encoding flagellar protein FlaG; amino-acid sequence: MDVRLNDASPLRRTAGSTSLPGATFPGGRSDGENATASPEAKALSQDKDVLEQALGQAEKMAQVFGRNLKFRYMEEAGIVQVTVIDAGTDEVIRKIPPDEVVRLVEHIHDMFGAMLDVKA
- a CDS encoding N-acetylneuraminate synthase family protein, with the translated sequence MILLMLRGERSVGGGAPAFVIAEIGANHNRSLSLAKEMIDAAVAAKADAVKFQIYSAETLYSRNTPRHSGYDKDLFPLIKEIETPRDWLPELAAYCEERNILFFATPFDAAAVDELDAVSALFKIASFEIVDLPLIRYCASKGKPLLLSTGLASMEEIEDAYVTCRDAGNEQVAFLQCASVYPAPAHIMNLRSMETLRRAFGVPTGLSDHTRGIHVSVAAVALGASVIEKHFTMDRTMTGPDHPFAIEPDELAELVRQIREVEAALGDGRKLGPAPEELEFYQKARRSLHAAVDIPEGTVITEEMVCAKRPGFGIRPKHLPLVLGRVARRRIEADEWITWEMI
- a CDS encoding DUF4910 domain-containing protein gives rise to the protein MEGYVQLENGLLLSALGKWLRTKERRFSHRLVFVPETIGAVAYINRNFEVLKERTIAGFVLTCVGDENGFSFLPSRRGNTLTDRICRHVLYYAVGEYREYSFLDRGSDERQYCSPGVDLPVASIMRSKYGEYPEYHTSADDLSFVTPGGLQESFEIYQMCLDALERNEVYRTACCCEPQLGKRGLYPTLSTKNSAKEVRTMMNLLSLADGETDLLDIAERLDVGMWELYSLVDILIAHDLLLRM
- a CDS encoding cytidylyltransferase domain-containing protein, encoding MRVVGIVQARMTSTRLPGKVLKEVLGKPLLQYELERLFRVPSLNGLVVATTENASDDPVAELASACGAGLFRGSEEDVLARYHGAAREANADVVVRFTADCPLIDPVVSEKVIRHYLDHAESFEYVSNTLVRSFPRGLDTEVFSFSVLNTAFHEAIAPTEREHVTPFLYRNPDRFRLGNVVHEEDLSHHRWTVDTQEDFELIRLLLEALYPQKPDFVLGDVLSVLEKMPELWKMNASVRQKLD